The Longimicrobium sp. genome contains a region encoding:
- a CDS encoding phosphoglycerate mutase family protein, with amino-acid sequence MKFFRTTIVALLAAMLAGTAAAQQPGETTVILVRHAEKAAPASAMDGDPALSPAGEQRARDLEALLRGRHVDAIVTTQFKRTRMTAQPLADSLHLVPEVVQAGAPDHVAAVAELIRTRHAGQTVLVVGHSNTVTAIIAALGGPALGDLCDSAYGNLFTLVIPASGAPRLNHAHYGAADPPAAGCENGIQSAHPPHP; translated from the coding sequence ATGAAATTCTTCCGCACCACGATCGTGGCGCTGCTCGCGGCGATGCTGGCGGGCACCGCCGCCGCGCAGCAGCCGGGCGAAACCACGGTGATCCTGGTCCGCCACGCCGAGAAGGCCGCCCCCGCCAGCGCGATGGACGGCGATCCGGCGCTCTCTCCCGCGGGCGAACAGCGCGCGCGGGACCTGGAAGCGCTCCTGCGCGGCCGCCACGTCGATGCGATCGTCACCACGCAGTTCAAGCGCACGCGGATGACCGCGCAGCCGCTCGCCGACTCGCTGCACCTGGTGCCCGAGGTGGTGCAGGCCGGCGCTCCGGACCACGTGGCCGCGGTGGCCGAGCTCATCCGCACGCGGCACGCGGGGCAGACGGTGCTCGTGGTCGGCCACAGCAACACGGTGACCGCGATCATCGCCGCACTGGGCGGGCCGGCGCTCGGCGACCTCTGCGACAGCGCGTACGGCAACCTCTTCACGCTCGTCATCCCCGCCTCGGGCGCGCCGCGGCTGAACCACGCCCACTACGGCGCCGCCGATCCCCCCGCCGCCGGCTGCGAGAACGGCATCCAGTCCGCCCACCCGCCGCATCCCTGA
- the coxB gene encoding cytochrome c oxidase subunit II translates to MKSRATLAGPPRAAAAPPRPWRGAWTAAVPLLLAGCGEDHLRKYPQTTFHPTTEFARISDWLFMLSLYLGVAVGIAVLGILAYFLWKFRYRPGAPEPKQIHGNTRLEVAWTLIPAIILAVIAIPTVKAIFDTQPDPSTLKDAVTIEVIGKQWWWEFRYPQPNGDTVITANEIHVPVGRTVHLILKTDNVLHSFWVPQMGGKRDLITNRVNHLVFKPEEAGVYFGQCAEFCGTSHSLMRMRMVAHAGDGYQQWLTNESHPAVEPAAGDSAVQLGKQLVTTGACAGCHYIEGTPMAAHIGPALTHFGRRRTLAAGILDNNAENLHRWLANPPEVKPGSKMPNLNLTDQQITYITAYLQSLQ, encoded by the coding sequence ATGAAGTCACGAGCGACCCTCGCCGGACCCCCCCGGGCAGCCGCCGCGCCCCCGCGCCCCTGGCGCGGCGCCTGGACGGCCGCGGTCCCGCTGCTGCTGGCCGGCTGCGGCGAAGACCACCTGCGCAAGTACCCGCAGACGACCTTCCACCCCACCACCGAGTTCGCCCGCATCTCCGACTGGCTGTTCATGCTGTCGCTGTACCTGGGCGTGGCGGTGGGGATCGCGGTGCTGGGCATCCTGGCGTACTTCCTGTGGAAGTTCCGCTACCGGCCCGGCGCGCCCGAGCCCAAGCAGATCCACGGGAACACGCGCCTGGAGGTGGCGTGGACGCTGATCCCGGCCATCATCCTGGCCGTGATCGCCATCCCCACGGTGAAGGCCATCTTCGACACACAGCCGGACCCCAGCACGCTGAAGGACGCCGTCACCATCGAGGTGATCGGCAAGCAGTGGTGGTGGGAGTTCCGCTACCCGCAGCCCAACGGCGACACCGTGATCACCGCGAACGAGATCCACGTTCCGGTGGGGCGCACGGTGCACCTGATCCTGAAGACCGACAACGTGCTGCACTCGTTCTGGGTGCCGCAGATGGGCGGCAAGCGCGACCTGATCACCAACCGCGTGAACCACCTGGTGTTCAAGCCCGAGGAAGCCGGCGTGTACTTCGGGCAGTGCGCCGAGTTCTGCGGCACCAGCCACTCGCTGATGCGCATGCGCATGGTGGCGCACGCGGGCGACGGCTACCAGCAGTGGCTGACGAACGAGAGCCATCCCGCGGTGGAGCCGGCGGCGGGCGACAGCGCGGTGCAGCTGGGCAAGCAGCTGGTGACCACCGGCGCCTGCGCCGGGTGCCACTACATCGAGGGCACGCCCATGGCCGCGCACATCGGGCCGGCGCTCACGCACTTCGGGCGCCGCCGCACGCTGGCCGCGGGGATCCTGGACAACAACGCCGAGAACCTCCACCGCTGGCTGGCCAACCCGCCGGAGGTGAAGCCGGGCTCCAAGATGCCCAACCTGAACCTGACGGACCAGCAGATCACCTACATCACCGCCTACCTGCAGTCGCTGCAGTAG
- the istA gene encoding IS21 family transposase → MLLRHYLEEGLSKSEIARRLAISRQTIHQLIRSGQLERDLDAEPVRYKPRPPVPTKLEAYRAMIVARLEAYPRLSAVRLLEEVRAAGYAGGYTQVKEFVRTVRPREAPEPVVRFETPAGLQAQVDFGEFKFPWGKRYALVVVLGYSRLLWLRFFERQDMRTLFRGLEEAFAFFGGVPRELLFDQMKSVITRDLRLLGGQLVINEEFLRFAKHWGFKARACRPYRAKTKGKVERPIRYVRENFVYGREFLGDDHLDAERERWQERTANVRLHATTKEQPRERFERDERHVLQPLAERAYRSLVLLPQKPAPVPDPQAAAPVAAEIHVQRRSLAEYAAAAGAA, encoded by the coding sequence ATGCTGCTCAGACACTATCTGGAAGAAGGACTCAGCAAGAGCGAGATAGCGCGCCGGCTGGCGATAAGCCGCCAGACCATCCATCAGCTGATCCGTTCAGGACAGCTGGAGCGCGACCTGGATGCGGAGCCGGTGCGGTACAAGCCGCGGCCGCCTGTGCCGACGAAGCTGGAGGCGTACCGGGCGATGATCGTGGCGCGCCTGGAGGCGTATCCCCGGCTGTCGGCGGTGCGGCTGCTCGAGGAGGTGCGGGCCGCCGGATACGCGGGCGGCTACACGCAGGTGAAGGAGTTTGTCAGGACCGTGCGCCCGCGGGAGGCGCCGGAGCCGGTGGTGCGCTTCGAGACGCCGGCGGGGCTGCAGGCGCAGGTGGACTTCGGCGAGTTCAAGTTCCCCTGGGGGAAGCGCTACGCACTGGTGGTGGTGCTCGGGTACTCCCGGCTGCTGTGGCTGCGCTTCTTCGAGCGGCAGGACATGCGGACGCTGTTCCGCGGGCTGGAAGAGGCGTTCGCGTTCTTCGGCGGTGTGCCGCGCGAGCTGCTGTTCGACCAGATGAAGTCGGTGATCACCCGGGACCTGCGGCTGCTGGGTGGGCAGCTGGTGATCAACGAGGAGTTCCTGCGCTTCGCGAAGCACTGGGGCTTCAAGGCGCGCGCCTGCCGGCCCTACCGGGCGAAGACGAAGGGGAAGGTGGAGCGGCCGATCCGCTACGTGCGCGAAAACTTCGTCTACGGGAGAGAGTTCCTGGGCGATGATCACCTGGACGCGGAGCGCGAGCGCTGGCAGGAGCGCACGGCAAACGTGCGCCTGCATGCGACCACGAAGGAGCAGCCGAGGGAGCGCTTCGAGCGCGACGAGCGGCACGTACTGCAGCCTCTGGCCGAGCGGGCCTACCGCTCGCTCGTCCTCCTGCCGCAGAAGCCCGCGCCAGTGCCGGATCCGCAGGCAGCCGCGCCCGTGGCAGCCGAGATCCACGTGCAGCGCCGCTCGCTGGCCGAGTACGCAGCCGCGGCAGGTGCCGCATGA
- a CDS encoding cytochrome C oxidase subunit IV family protein, producing the protein MTSETREIVHDQHSHPGLGFYMVIGGILIGFTVLEILGYIGETKHMYSSGTAAAIILVLSAVKFFSVVAYYMHLKFDNKLFTGIFVFPAVLGTLVIGGMILLFHVVHGEATQIHGEFELNAQKPTGVAAPAAH; encoded by the coding sequence ATGACGAGCGAAACGCGCGAGATCGTGCACGACCAGCACTCGCACCCCGGGCTGGGCTTCTACATGGTGATCGGGGGCATCCTGATCGGCTTCACCGTGCTGGAGATCCTGGGGTACATCGGCGAGACGAAGCACATGTACTCGTCGGGGACCGCGGCGGCCATCATCCTGGTGCTGAGCGCGGTGAAGTTCTTCAGCGTGGTCGCGTACTACATGCACCTGAAGTTCGACAACAAGCTCTTCACCGGGATCTTCGTGTTCCCCGCGGTGCTGGGCACGCTGGTGATCGGTGGGATGATCCTGCTCTTCCACGTCGTCCACGGCGAGGCCACGCAGATCCACGGCGAGTTCGAGCTGAACGCGCAGAAGCCCACCGGGGTGGCGGCTCCCGCGGCGCACTGA
- a CDS encoding cytochrome c oxidase subunit 3, with protein sequence MDSSHALGAHAASPAHIDTSTGLDSRKMAFWTFIGSECLLFGSLIATYMAYKGRSIHPPYPHDVVINGKAYEGILNIPLTSFSTFVLLMSSVCMVVALYYVQRGERGKGTLWLLMTALGGSIFLGCQVYEFTNFYHEGLTLKSNLFGSTFFVLTGFHGAHVTVGVIYLITLATMSARGRLGPERALNVEIAGLYWHFVDVIWIVIFPLVYLIR encoded by the coding sequence ATGGATTCTTCGCACGCGCTCGGCGCGCACGCCGCCAGCCCGGCGCACATCGACACCAGCACCGGGCTGGACAGCCGGAAGATGGCCTTCTGGACCTTCATCGGGTCCGAGTGCCTTCTCTTCGGCTCGCTGATCGCCACCTACATGGCGTACAAGGGGCGCAGCATCCACCCCCCGTACCCGCACGACGTGGTCATCAACGGGAAGGCCTACGAGGGGATCCTGAACATCCCGTTGACCTCGTTCAGCACCTTCGTCCTGCTGATGAGCTCCGTCTGCATGGTGGTGGCGCTGTACTACGTGCAGCGCGGCGAGCGGGGGAAGGGCACGCTGTGGCTGCTGATGACGGCGCTGGGCGGCTCGATCTTCCTGGGGTGCCAGGTCTACGAGTTCACCAACTTCTACCACGAGGGGCTCACACTGAAGAGCAACCTCTTCGGCAGCACCTTCTTCGTGCTCACCGGCTTCCACGGCGCGCACGTGACGGTGGGGGTCATCTACCTGATCACGCTGGCCACCATGTCGGCGCGCGGGCGGCTGGGCCCCGAGCGGGCGCTGAACGTGGAGATCGCGGGCCTGTACTGGCACTTCGTGGACGTGATCTGGATCGTGATCTTCCCCCTGGTCTACCTCATTCGCTGA
- a CDS encoding D-arabinono-1,4-lactone oxidase: MSTDCITKGSDGFYHPASEDELVCLVKQAYHEGRELRVRGAAHSVSHAIYTDPLGTLRNHVEQQTPPPGDNLNVMLDRYIGFRVVDRERRLVECDAGIHLGRDPSDPTGTSTQENSLLYQLWKDYGWTLGDTGGISHQTVSGFTATGSSGGSLQFSANENLYGFRMIDGTGQVYEASRDSDPDLFWAMSPNLGLLGVVSKMTLQCEETFNISGQEAITTIDDCAVDLFGKGDGRPTLERFLKEVEYTRLEWWPQRGGERILVWQAQRMRPQLGFIPARYEEFTNRPAAAELGISIFYTIIGNLDDLSRAKVLLKPTWAELGEALSLVVEALHLPEWVARAATAAAALGVDAFIDVLMPFAHEIKRKLPDIFPKVLEIFEPLDSTRKGMQKGEPQSFRDWAWQGLPMDNQASDVLVPTEFTEMWLPVQHATRVMQLLNGYFTAPAGGDEALARTGTYAWELYGAEPTKFWMNCSHSDGADEWKDGVFRVDIYWFANNPGDPAETFYPQFWQLLRDNGIPFRLHWGKFQPVYAAGDRGWVDFFRAQFPRWDDFLALRAKKDPNNIFLNEYWRARFGLWDAPRPRPVPEAVSFTGAGEAGRPA; this comes from the coding sequence ATGAGCACGGATTGCATTACGAAGGGCAGCGACGGCTTCTACCATCCCGCCAGCGAGGACGAGCTGGTGTGCCTGGTGAAGCAGGCGTACCACGAAGGGCGCGAGCTGCGCGTGCGCGGCGCGGCGCATTCGGTGTCGCACGCCATCTACACCGACCCGCTGGGCACCCTCCGCAACCACGTGGAGCAGCAGACCCCGCCGCCGGGCGACAACCTGAACGTGATGCTGGACCGCTACATCGGCTTCCGCGTGGTCGACCGCGAGCGGCGGCTGGTGGAGTGCGACGCGGGGATCCACCTGGGGCGCGACCCGTCGGACCCCACCGGCACCTCCACGCAGGAGAACAGCCTGCTCTACCAGCTCTGGAAGGACTACGGCTGGACGCTGGGCGACACCGGCGGCATCAGCCACCAGACGGTGAGCGGCTTCACGGCCACCGGCTCGTCGGGCGGCTCGCTGCAGTTCTCCGCCAACGAGAACCTGTACGGCTTCCGCATGATCGACGGCACCGGCCAGGTCTACGAGGCCAGCCGCGACAGCGACCCCGACCTGTTCTGGGCGATGAGCCCCAACCTGGGGCTGCTGGGCGTGGTGTCGAAGATGACGCTGCAGTGCGAGGAGACGTTCAACATCAGCGGGCAGGAGGCCATCACCACCATCGACGACTGCGCGGTGGACCTGTTCGGCAAAGGCGACGGGCGGCCGACGCTGGAGCGGTTCCTGAAGGAGGTGGAGTACACACGGCTGGAGTGGTGGCCGCAGCGCGGCGGCGAGCGCATCCTGGTGTGGCAGGCGCAGCGGATGCGGCCGCAGCTGGGCTTCATCCCCGCGCGCTACGAGGAGTTCACCAACCGCCCCGCGGCCGCCGAGCTCGGCATCTCCATCTTCTACACCATCATCGGCAACCTGGACGACCTGTCGCGCGCCAAGGTCCTGCTGAAGCCCACGTGGGCGGAGCTGGGCGAGGCGCTGTCGCTGGTCGTGGAGGCGTTGCACCTTCCCGAGTGGGTGGCCAGGGCGGCGACCGCGGCGGCCGCGCTGGGGGTGGACGCGTTCATCGACGTGCTGATGCCCTTCGCGCACGAGATCAAGAGGAAGCTGCCGGACATCTTTCCCAAGGTGCTGGAGATCTTCGAGCCGCTGGACAGCACCAGGAAGGGAATGCAGAAGGGTGAGCCGCAGAGCTTCCGCGACTGGGCGTGGCAGGGGCTGCCGATGGACAACCAGGCCAGCGACGTGCTGGTGCCCACCGAGTTCACGGAGATGTGGCTTCCGGTGCAGCACGCCACGCGGGTGATGCAGCTGCTGAACGGCTACTTCACCGCCCCCGCGGGCGGCGACGAGGCGCTGGCGCGCACGGGCACGTACGCGTGGGAGCTGTACGGCGCCGAGCCCACGAAATTCTGGATGAACTGCTCGCACAGCGACGGCGCCGACGAGTGGAAGGACGGGGTGTTCCGCGTGGACATCTACTGGTTCGCCAACAACCCGGGCGACCCGGCCGAGACCTTCTACCCGCAGTTCTGGCAGCTGCTGCGCGACAACGGCATCCCCTTCCGCCTGCACTGGGGCAAGTTCCAGCCGGTGTACGCCGCCGGCGACCGCGGCTGGGTGGACTTCTTCCGCGCGCAGTTCCCGCGCTGGGACGACTTCCTGGCGCTGCGGGCGAAAAAGGACCCCAACAACATCTTCCTGAACGAGTACTGGCGCGCCCGCTTCGGGCTGTGGGACGCGCCGCGCCCGCGGCCGGTGCCCGAGGCCGTCTCGTTCACGGGGGCCGGCGAGGCGGGCCGGCCGGCTTGA
- the ctaD gene encoding cytochrome c oxidase subunit I, with product MASTATVAAPHAPAVHHKEPTGLWSWITTVDHKRIGIMYGVTAFLWFLIAGVEALMIRVQLFVPNNHFVSAETYNSLFTMHALTMIFGALMPLTAAFFNFIVPLQIGARDVAFPRLNALSYWLFLFGSLFLNFGWLLKAAPDSGWFAYAPITTMAYSPGMHMDFYVLGLQVLGLSSIIASLNFIITIINLRAPGMRLMRMPIFTWMTLITSVLIVTAMAVFTIAVTELMFDRLFGTNFFNTVSEGADPLLWQHLFWMFGHPEVYILIIPIMGMISEVLPTFSRKPLFGYNVMVFSGVLIGWLGWGVWSHHMFATGMGPIADSFFSLSTMLIAIPTGIKIFNWLGTLYGGSIRFTTALLFSVAFIAMFTIGGISGVMHSSAPSDLQQSDTYFIVAHIHYVFFGGTVLGLWSALYYWYPKVFGRLLDERLGQFHFWGTLIGMNLTFFPMHFVGMFGMPRRTWTYGPEQGFTAYNQLETIGAFIIALATLAFAVNLFTAWKRGRIAGPNPWGAATLEWSIPSPPPAYNFREIPVVHSRMPLWEDDPTKQGGIPHGRVEEETDEVTIAGRQVAAVRDVRDENKMSAHDLGIHLPPPSFWPIVLAAGISAIFIGLIFRQVPDTSPWHNAWYLMFAGVATTMLSIYAWAFEPGH from the coding sequence ATGGCATCGACAGCAACGGTGGCCGCGCCCCACGCCCCGGCCGTGCACCACAAGGAGCCCACCGGGCTCTGGAGCTGGATCACGACCGTGGACCACAAGCGGATCGGGATCATGTACGGCGTCACCGCGTTCCTCTGGTTCCTGATCGCGGGGGTCGAGGCGCTGATGATCCGGGTGCAGCTCTTCGTGCCCAACAACCACTTCGTGAGCGCCGAGACGTACAACTCGCTGTTCACGATGCACGCGCTGACCATGATCTTCGGCGCGCTGATGCCGCTCACGGCCGCGTTCTTCAACTTCATCGTGCCGCTGCAGATCGGCGCGCGCGACGTGGCCTTCCCGCGGCTGAACGCGCTGAGCTACTGGCTGTTCCTGTTCGGCTCGCTCTTCCTGAACTTCGGGTGGCTGCTGAAGGCGGCGCCGGACTCGGGGTGGTTCGCGTACGCGCCCATCACCACCATGGCGTACTCGCCCGGGATGCACATGGACTTCTACGTCCTGGGCCTGCAGGTGCTGGGGCTGTCGTCCATCATCGCGTCGCTGAACTTCATCATCACGATCATCAACCTGCGCGCGCCGGGAATGCGGCTGATGCGCATGCCGATCTTCACCTGGATGACGTTGATCACCTCGGTGCTGATCGTGACGGCCATGGCTGTGTTCACCATCGCCGTGACCGAGCTGATGTTCGACCGGCTGTTCGGCACCAACTTCTTCAACACCGTGAGCGAGGGCGCCGACCCGCTCCTCTGGCAGCACCTGTTCTGGATGTTCGGCCACCCCGAGGTGTACATCCTCATCATCCCCATCATGGGAATGATCAGCGAGGTGCTTCCCACCTTCAGCCGCAAGCCGCTGTTCGGCTACAACGTGATGGTGTTCAGCGGGGTGCTGATCGGGTGGCTGGGGTGGGGCGTGTGGAGCCACCACATGTTCGCCACCGGGATGGGGCCCATCGCCGACAGCTTCTTCTCGCTGTCGACCATGCTCATCGCCATTCCCACCGGCATCAAGATCTTCAACTGGCTGGGCACGCTGTACGGCGGCAGCATCCGCTTCACCACCGCGCTGCTCTTCTCGGTGGCGTTCATCGCCATGTTCACCATCGGCGGGATCAGCGGGGTGATGCACTCGTCGGCGCCCAGCGACCTGCAGCAGAGCGACACCTACTTCATCGTGGCCCACATCCACTACGTGTTCTTCGGGGGCACGGTGCTGGGGCTGTGGTCGGCGCTGTACTACTGGTATCCCAAGGTGTTCGGGCGGCTGCTGGACGAGCGGCTGGGCCAGTTCCACTTCTGGGGCACGCTCATCGGGATGAACCTGACCTTCTTCCCCATGCACTTCGTGGGGATGTTCGGGATGCCACGCCGCACCTGGACGTACGGGCCGGAGCAGGGCTTCACCGCGTACAACCAGCTGGAGACGATCGGCGCCTTCATCATCGCCCTGGCCACGCTGGCGTTCGCGGTGAACCTGTTCACGGCGTGGAAGCGCGGCCGCATCGCCGGGCCCAACCCGTGGGGCGCGGCCACGCTGGAGTGGAGCATCCCGTCGCCGCCGCCGGCGTACAACTTCCGCGAGATCCCCGTGGTGCACTCGCGCATGCCGCTGTGGGAGGACGACCCCACCAAGCAGGGCGGAATCCCGCACGGGCGGGTGGAGGAGGAGACCGACGAGGTGACCATCGCCGGCCGGCAGGTGGCCGCGGTGCGCGACGTGCGCGACGAGAACAAGATGAGCGCGCACGACCTGGGCATTCACCTGCCGCCGCCGTCGTTCTGGCCCATCGTGCTGGCGGCGGGGATCAGCGCCATCTTCATCGGGCTGATCTTCCGGCAGGTGCCCGACACCTCGCCGTGGCACAACGCCTGGTACCTGATGTTCGCCGGCGTGGCCACGACCATGCTCTCGATCTACGCCTGGGCGTTCGAGCCGGGACACTGA
- the istB gene encoding IS21-like element helper ATPase IstB, with amino-acid sequence MRGAPLSRRDRIRAQLADLKMPGALESLDEILSGIDAGAVTAAEAIERVLGAQIALRNARRLEAAMRSSRLPAVKTLAGFDFAFQPSLKREQIESLHELGFVERKENVVFLGPPGVGKSHLAISLAIAAAENGRRVYYGSLAELIRSLEEAQAAGKLVPRLKTLTYPSLLVVDEIGYLPISRTGAMLFFQLMSRRYERASTVLTSNKSFEEWGEIFGDEVMAAALIDRLLHHCHIVNVRGNSYRMRHHATAGQAAERGGSRGSAPTPTASTSTL; translated from the coding sequence ATGAGGGGCGCACCCCTGTCGCGCCGCGACCGCATCCGTGCCCAGTTGGCGGACCTGAAGATGCCTGGCGCCCTGGAGTCGCTGGACGAGATCCTGAGCGGGATCGACGCCGGCGCGGTGACCGCGGCCGAAGCGATCGAGCGGGTGCTGGGTGCGCAGATCGCGCTGCGCAACGCGCGCCGCCTGGAGGCCGCCATGCGCTCTAGCCGGCTCCCCGCGGTGAAGACCCTCGCCGGCTTCGACTTCGCGTTCCAGCCCAGCCTGAAGCGTGAGCAGATCGAGAGCCTGCACGAGCTCGGCTTCGTGGAGAGGAAGGAGAACGTGGTCTTCCTCGGACCGCCCGGCGTGGGCAAGAGCCACCTGGCCATCAGCCTCGCCATCGCCGCGGCGGAGAACGGCCGCAGGGTCTACTACGGCAGCCTGGCCGAGCTGATCCGCTCGCTGGAGGAGGCGCAGGCCGCGGGCAAGCTGGTGCCTCGGCTCAAGACGCTGACCTATCCCTCACTCTTGGTGGTGGACGAGATCGGGTACCTGCCGATCAGCCGCACCGGCGCCATGCTCTTCTTCCAGCTGATGAGCCGCCGGTACGAGCGCGCCTCGACGGTGCTCACCAGCAACAAGAGCTTCGAGGAGTGGGGCGAGATCTTCGGCGACGAGGTGATGGCGGCGGCACTGATCGACCGGCTCCTCCACCACTGCCACATCGTCAACGTACGCGGCAACAGCTACCGGATGCGCCACCACGCCACCGCCGGCCAGGCGGCCGAACGCGGTGGGAGTCGGGGCTCCGCCCCGACTCCCACCGCGAGCACCTCCACCCTCTGA
- a CDS encoding cytochrome c oxidase assembly protein — protein MHAVSTLALLHAQSFDWRVWKLYPSFMVGWLLFAALYFLCIGPLRRRFEGAVPATPRQVASFSFALAMMLLSLQGPLHEISDYYLFSAHMVQHLVLILAMPPFLLAGIPDWMLRPALKVKPIRVFARAITLPLIAFSLNNVIFLAWHFPGPYDLMMRQHNVHIAMHLMIMVTGTIMWWPVMSPLKELPRIAAPLQMVYLFLVGIPMMISAALITFSGTALYQWYVQAPRIFGISALDDQRLGGVIMWVPGGLVLWIAITAVYFRWTQREVAEDEQGVRIRPPVSRAGMIVPPPYPNP, from the coding sequence ATGCACGCCGTTTCCACCCTGGCCCTGCTGCACGCGCAGTCGTTCGACTGGCGGGTGTGGAAGCTGTACCCGAGCTTCATGGTGGGGTGGCTGCTGTTCGCGGCGCTCTACTTTCTCTGCATCGGGCCGCTGCGGCGGCGCTTCGAGGGGGCGGTGCCCGCCACGCCGCGGCAGGTGGCCAGCTTCTCCTTCGCGCTGGCGATGATGCTGCTGTCGCTGCAGGGGCCGCTGCACGAGATCTCCGACTACTATCTGTTCAGCGCGCACATGGTGCAGCACCTGGTGCTGATCCTGGCCATGCCGCCCTTCCTGCTGGCCGGCATCCCGGACTGGATGCTGCGGCCGGCGCTGAAGGTGAAGCCCATCCGCGTGTTCGCCCGTGCCATCACGCTGCCGCTGATCGCGTTCTCGCTGAACAACGTCATCTTCCTGGCCTGGCACTTTCCCGGGCCGTACGACCTGATGATGCGGCAGCACAACGTGCACATCGCCATGCACCTGATGATCATGGTCACGGGGACGATCATGTGGTGGCCGGTGATGAGCCCGCTGAAGGAGCTGCCCCGGATCGCCGCGCCGCTGCAGATGGTCTACCTCTTCCTGGTCGGCATCCCGATGATGATCTCGGCGGCGCTGATCACCTTCTCGGGGACGGCGCTGTACCAGTGGTACGTGCAGGCGCCGCGCATCTTCGGCATCAGCGCGCTGGACGACCAGCGCCTGGGCGGGGTGATCATGTGGGTGCCGGGAGGGCTGGTGCTGTGGATCGCCATCACCGCCGTGTACTTCCGCTGGACGCAGCGCGAGGTGGCCGAGGACGAGCAGGGCGTGCGCATCCGCCCGCCCGTGAGCCGCGCCGGGATGATCGTCCCCCCGCCGTATCCGAATCCCTGA